The Flexivirga oryzae genome has a segment encoding these proteins:
- a CDS encoding HRDC domain-containing protein, producing MTEAAESDQPTPDYPVLASPADGIPDVIADERALQRAADAIAAADGPVALDAERAAGYRYGSRAYLVQLRREGAGSFLIDPVALPDLAPLQDAVGDAEWVLHAATQDLPCLTELGMHPHALFDTELGSRLAGLPRVGLAAVVEHYLGITLAKEHSAVDWSTRPLPEPWLTYAALDVEVLVQVRDRLRADLEQQGKLDWALQEFSALTSFTGPPQRTDPWRRTSGMHRIRDKRAIARVRELWLTRDAIAEEHDTAPGRILPDATIVELANTAPRDLEGVRKAAGGLRGASRSRLRIAERGLNRYADRWLDAIIRVAAMGTAQLPPATVRSDAPPPQRTWADRNPEAAARLGFVRARLGDFADAHNVPLENLITPDTLRRVLWTPPKTFDDNGIRARLAELGARPWQIDLAAPLILQAPMELPPETPVTGE from the coding sequence ATGACGGAAGCAGCCGAGTCCGACCAGCCCACACCGGATTACCCGGTCCTGGCGAGCCCCGCCGACGGCATACCCGACGTCATCGCCGACGAACGCGCGCTGCAGCGCGCCGCCGACGCGATCGCCGCAGCCGACGGCCCGGTAGCGCTCGACGCCGAGCGCGCCGCCGGCTACCGCTACGGCAGCCGTGCCTACCTGGTGCAGCTGCGCCGCGAGGGCGCCGGCAGTTTCCTCATCGACCCGGTCGCGCTGCCCGACCTCGCCCCGTTGCAGGACGCGGTCGGCGACGCCGAATGGGTGTTGCACGCCGCCACCCAGGACCTGCCGTGCCTCACCGAGCTGGGCATGCACCCACACGCACTGTTCGACACCGAGCTCGGCTCGCGGCTCGCCGGGCTCCCCCGGGTCGGCCTGGCCGCGGTGGTCGAGCACTACCTGGGCATCACCCTCGCCAAGGAGCACTCGGCCGTCGACTGGTCGACGCGTCCCCTGCCCGAGCCGTGGCTGACGTATGCCGCCCTCGACGTGGAGGTGCTCGTCCAGGTCCGGGACAGGCTGCGTGCCGACCTGGAGCAGCAGGGCAAGCTCGACTGGGCGCTGCAGGAGTTCTCGGCGTTGACCTCGTTCACCGGGCCGCCGCAACGCACCGATCCGTGGCGCCGCACCTCCGGGATGCACCGCATCCGCGACAAGCGGGCCATCGCGCGCGTGCGCGAACTCTGGCTGACGCGTGACGCGATCGCGGAGGAGCACGACACGGCCCCCGGCCGGATCCTGCCGGACGCCACGATCGTCGAGTTGGCCAACACCGCGCCGCGCGATCTCGAGGGTGTCCGCAAGGCGGCCGGCGGCCTGCGTGGCGCATCCCGCAGCCGGCTGCGGATCGCCGAGCGCGGGCTGAACCGGTATGCCGACCGCTGGCTCGATGCGATCATCCGCGTGGCCGCGATGGGCACCGCGCAGTTGCCGCCGGCGACCGTTCGCAGCGACGCGCCCCCGCCGCAGCGCACCTGGGCGGACCGCAACCCGGAGGCCGCCGCCCGGCTCGGCTTCGTCCGGGCCCGACTCGGTGATTTCGCCGATGCCCACAACGTCCCGCTGGAGAACCTCATCACACCCGACACGCTTCGCCGTGTCTTGTGGACCCCTCCGAAGACGTTCGACGACAACGGGATTCGCGCGCGACTGGCGGAGCTCGGGGCACGCCCGTGGCAGATCGACCTCGCCGCCCCGCTGATCCTGCAGGCGCCGATGGAGCTGCCACCGGAGACCCCTGTTACTGGCGAGTAA
- a CDS encoding acetyl-CoA C-acyltransferase, whose protein sequence is MPRTLSEVVFVDGVRTPFGKAGEKGIYAQTRADDLVIKCIRELLRRQPDLDPAKVEEVAIAATTQIGDQGLTLGRVAGLLAGLPKSTPGYSIDRMCAGAMTAVTNTASSIAFGAYDIAIAGGVEHMGRHPMGEGVDPNPRIIAEKLVDPSALVMGETAENLHDRFPEITKERCDAFAVGSQDKLAKAYADGKIQPDLVPVATRHAEKGWGLATVDEPPRPGTTVDDLAQLKTPFRPHGNVTAGNAAGLNDGATACLLASERAATELGLPVAMRLVNYAFVGVEPEVMGIGPVPATEKALEHAGLDISDIGLFELNEAFAVQVLAFLDHFGIADDDPRVNLYGGAIATGHPLASSGVRLMTQLSRQFAEHPEVRYGLTAMCIGIGMGGAVIWENPHHQDYVSSISEGAA, encoded by the coding sequence GTGCCCCGCACGCTCTCTGAGGTCGTCTTCGTCGACGGTGTCCGCACACCGTTCGGCAAGGCCGGGGAGAAGGGCATCTACGCCCAGACCCGCGCCGACGACCTGGTCATCAAATGCATCCGTGAACTTCTCCGTCGCCAGCCCGACCTCGACCCGGCCAAGGTCGAGGAGGTCGCGATCGCCGCCACGACCCAGATCGGCGACCAGGGCCTGACCCTCGGCCGGGTGGCCGGCCTGCTCGCGGGCCTGCCCAAGTCCACGCCCGGCTACTCGATCGACCGCATGTGCGCCGGTGCGATGACCGCGGTGACCAACACCGCGTCGAGCATCGCGTTCGGTGCCTACGACATCGCGATCGCCGGCGGCGTCGAGCACATGGGCCGCCACCCGATGGGTGAAGGTGTCGACCCCAACCCCCGGATCATCGCCGAGAAGCTCGTCGACCCGTCCGCCCTCGTCATGGGCGAGACCGCCGAGAACCTGCACGACCGGTTCCCGGAGATCACCAAGGAACGCTGCGACGCGTTCGCCGTCGGCAGCCAGGACAAGCTGGCCAAGGCGTATGCCGACGGCAAGATCCAGCCCGACCTGGTGCCGGTGGCCACCCGGCACGCCGAGAAGGGCTGGGGACTGGCCACCGTCGACGAACCACCGCGCCCCGGCACGACCGTCGACGACCTGGCCCAGCTGAAGACCCCGTTCCGCCCGCACGGCAACGTGACCGCGGGCAACGCCGCCGGTCTCAACGACGGCGCCACCGCGTGCCTGCTCGCGTCCGAGCGGGCCGCCACCGAGCTCGGCCTGCCGGTCGCGATGCGGTTGGTCAACTACGCGTTCGTCGGCGTCGAGCCGGAGGTCATGGGCATCGGCCCGGTCCCGGCGACCGAGAAGGCCCTGGAGCACGCCGGTCTCGACATCAGCGACATCGGGCTGTTCGAGCTCAACGAGGCGTTCGCCGTACAGGTGCTGGCCTTCCTGGACCACTTCGGCATCGCCGACGACGATCCGCGGGTCAACCTGTATGGCGGGGCCATCGCCACCGGTCACCCGCTGGCCTCCTCGGGCGTGCGCCTGATGACCCAGCTGTCCCGGCAGTTCGCCGAGCACCCCGAGGTCCGCTACGGCCTGACCGCGATGTGCATCGGCATCGGCATGGGCGGCGCGGTCATCTGGGAGAACCCGCACCACCAGGACTACGTCAGCAGCATCAGCGAAGGAGCCGCGTGA
- a CDS encoding 3-hydroxyacyl-CoA dehydrogenase NAD-binding domain-containing protein, with product MTDTATRPQIDEVVTHAHVQDVELPGGAGTFALITLDNGFDHTKPNSFGPGGLAELSSVLDTLTERAGKGELVGVGITGKPFIFAVGADITGIPSITGRDQALEIARAGHDTFSKISALSVPTFGFINGASMGGGVEIALYADYRTISSDVPAYALPECFLGLVPGWGGTYLVPNLIGTEKAAQLIIKNPLSQNRMIKGTDAHQLGLADRLLQPVTFLEDSLAFAARVITGAEKVERVAVDTSEDGWNGPLDKAQAEADAKTGKAAPAPYKAIELMRAARTASRENAFEAENQALADLIMTDELRAGLYAFNLVQKRAKRPAGAPDKALARTVTKVGVVGAGLMASQMALLFARRLKVPVILTDLDQERVDKGVAYTHGEIDKLLVKGRLSQDGANRLKALVTGSTSKDGFADADFVIEAVFEEMSVKKQVFAEVEAVVTAECVLATNTSSLDITEMASELQHPERVVGFHFFNPVAVMPLLEIIRGDRTDDPTLATAFATSRGLGKTSILVKNSPSFVVNRLLGRFMGDAGRIVDEGTPMEVVERAFAGLTPMPPFMLISLVGPAIALHNSETLAKAFPDRFHVSPNLAKIVAAKIPSFYGSDGALDPKALELFEAPESPVVLTAEQVRTRALESLADEVRRMLDEGVVQAAEDIDLAMITGAGFPFWNGGVTPLLDRTGISEQVTGTRFLAPGVASVVRSS from the coding sequence ATGACCGACACCGCAACACGCCCCCAGATCGACGAGGTCGTCACCCACGCGCACGTCCAGGATGTCGAACTCCCCGGCGGCGCAGGCACGTTCGCGCTCATCACGCTCGACAACGGCTTCGACCACACCAAGCCCAACTCGTTCGGACCCGGCGGGCTCGCCGAGCTGAGCAGTGTGCTCGACACGCTCACCGAGCGTGCGGGCAAGGGCGAGCTCGTCGGCGTCGGCATCACCGGCAAGCCGTTCATCTTCGCCGTCGGCGCCGACATCACCGGCATCCCGTCGATCACCGGCCGTGACCAGGCACTGGAGATCGCCCGCGCCGGACACGACACGTTCAGCAAGATCTCCGCCCTGTCGGTGCCCACGTTCGGCTTCATCAACGGCGCGTCGATGGGCGGCGGTGTCGAGATCGCCCTGTATGCCGACTACCGCACCATCTCCTCCGACGTGCCGGCCTACGCGCTGCCGGAGTGCTTCCTCGGCCTGGTCCCGGGCTGGGGCGGCACCTACCTGGTGCCGAACCTGATCGGCACCGAGAAGGCCGCGCAGCTGATCATCAAGAACCCGTTGTCGCAGAACCGGATGATCAAGGGCACGGACGCCCATCAGCTCGGGCTGGCCGACCGGCTGCTGCAGCCGGTGACCTTCCTGGAGGACTCGCTCGCCTTCGCCGCCCGGGTCATCACCGGTGCGGAGAAGGTCGAGCGGGTCGCGGTCGACACCTCCGAGGACGGCTGGAACGGTCCGCTGGACAAGGCACAGGCCGAGGCGGACGCGAAGACCGGCAAGGCGGCGCCTGCGCCGTACAAGGCCATCGAGCTGATGCGTGCGGCACGCACCGCGAGCCGCGAGAACGCCTTCGAGGCCGAGAACCAGGCGCTGGCCGACCTGATCATGACCGACGAGCTGCGCGCCGGGCTGTACGCCTTCAACCTGGTGCAGAAGCGCGCCAAGCGACCCGCTGGGGCGCCGGACAAGGCGCTGGCCCGCACGGTGACCAAGGTGGGCGTGGTCGGCGCCGGCCTGATGGCCAGCCAGATGGCGCTGCTGTTCGCGCGCCGGCTCAAGGTGCCGGTGATCCTCACCGACCTGGACCAGGAGCGCGTCGACAAGGGCGTCGCGTACACGCACGGCGAGATCGACAAGCTGCTCGTCAAGGGCCGGCTGTCCCAGGACGGCGCGAACCGGCTCAAGGCCCTGGTCACCGGATCGACCAGCAAGGACGGCTTCGCCGACGCCGACTTCGTGATCGAGGCGGTCTTCGAGGAGATGTCGGTCAAGAAGCAGGTCTTCGCCGAGGTCGAGGCCGTCGTCACCGCCGAGTGCGTGCTGGCGACCAACACCTCGTCGCTGGACATCACCGAGATGGCGTCGGAGCTGCAACACCCCGAGCGGGTCGTCGGCTTCCACTTCTTCAACCCGGTCGCGGTCATGCCACTGCTGGAGATCATCCGCGGCGACCGGACCGACGACCCGACCCTGGCGACGGCGTTCGCCACCTCGCGCGGGCTGGGCAAGACCAGCATCCTGGTCAAGAACAGCCCGTCGTTCGTGGTGAACCGGCTGCTCGGGCGGTTCATGGGCGACGCCGGCCGCATCGTCGACGAGGGCACCCCGATGGAGGTCGTCGAGCGGGCGTTCGCCGGGCTGACGCCGATGCCGCCGTTCATGCTGATCAGCCTGGTCGGGCCGGCGATCGCGCTGCACAACAGCGAGACCCTCGCGAAGGCGTTCCCCGACCGGTTCCACGTCTCACCCAACCTGGCGAAGATCGTGGCGGCCAAGATCCCGAGCTTCTACGGCAGCGACGGTGCCCTCGACCCGAAGGCGCTCGAACTGTTCGAGGCGCCGGAGTCACCCGTCGTGCTCACCGCCGAGCAGGTGCGCACCCGCGCGCTGGAGTCACTGGCCGACGAGGTGCGCCGGATGCTCGACGAGGGAGTCGTGCAGGCAGCCGAGGACATCGACCTGGCGATGATCACCGGTGCAGGTTTCCCGTTCTGGAACGGCGGCGTCACCCCGCTGCTGGACCGGACGGGCATCAGTGAGCAGGTGACCGGCACCCGGTTCCTCGCTCCAGGCGTTGCCTCCGTGGTCCGATCGAGCTGA
- a CDS encoding helix-turn-helix domain-containing protein, which produces MTDDYLSRVGTLIRDARRHKKLTQSELAEALQTSQSAVARIEQGKQNLSLETLARISEALDTEVVAVASSTPLNLRIKGGRKLSGEIDVRTSKNAAVACLCAALLNKGRTTLRNLARIEEVNRITEVLNSIGVKTQWLPDSSDLEIVPPAQFDLAAMDETAARRTRTILMFLGPLLHQFDEFQLPNAGGCDLGSRTVEPHLFALRAFGLDVVASHGYYHAKVDPSIRPHKPIILTERGDTVTENALFAAALYDGETVIHNASPNYMVQDLCFMLEKFGVQIDGVGTTTLRVRGVPEINQDVEYHPSEDPIEAMTLVAAAVVTESEITIRRVPIEFMEIELTLLEGMGMKYAIEGDEYVSANGKTRLIDITTKPGPLKAPKDKIHPMPFPGLNIDNLPFFAVIAAYAEGSTTLHDWVYENRAIYLTELNALGARVHLMDPHRVMIEGPTKWRAAEVMSPPALRPAVVILLAMLAAPGVSVLRNIYVIDRGYEELDTRLNKLGAAIQTFRDI; this is translated from the coding sequence ATGACCGATGACTACCTCTCCCGAGTCGGCACGCTGATCCGCGACGCGCGGCGGCACAAGAAGCTCACCCAGAGCGAGCTCGCCGAGGCGCTGCAAACATCGCAGAGCGCGGTCGCTCGCATCGAACAGGGCAAGCAGAACCTCAGCCTGGAGACCCTGGCCCGCATCAGCGAGGCGCTGGACACCGAGGTCGTCGCGGTGGCCTCCTCCACTCCCCTCAACCTGCGCATCAAGGGCGGCCGCAAGCTGTCCGGCGAGATCGACGTGCGCACCTCCAAGAACGCCGCGGTCGCCTGCCTGTGCGCCGCACTGCTGAACAAGGGCCGCACGACGCTGCGCAACCTGGCGCGCATCGAAGAGGTCAACCGGATCACCGAGGTGCTCAACTCGATCGGTGTCAAGACCCAGTGGCTGCCGGACAGCAGCGACCTGGAGATCGTCCCGCCGGCGCAGTTCGACCTGGCGGCGATGGACGAGACCGCTGCCCGCCGGACCCGCACCATCCTGATGTTCCTCGGGCCGCTGCTGCACCAGTTCGACGAGTTCCAGCTGCCCAACGCCGGCGGCTGCGACCTCGGCTCGCGCACCGTGGAGCCGCACCTGTTCGCGCTGCGGGCGTTCGGCCTCGACGTCGTCGCCTCACACGGCTACTACCACGCGAAGGTCGACCCGTCGATCCGCCCGCACAAGCCGATCATCCTGACCGAGCGCGGCGACACCGTCACCGAGAACGCGCTGTTCGCGGCGGCCCTGTACGACGGTGAGACCGTCATACACAACGCCAGCCCCAACTACATGGTCCAGGACCTGTGCTTCATGCTGGAGAAGTTCGGCGTGCAGATCGACGGTGTCGGCACCACGACGCTGCGCGTGCGCGGCGTCCCGGAGATCAACCAGGACGTCGAGTACCACCCGTCCGAGGACCCGATCGAGGCGATGACCCTGGTCGCCGCCGCCGTCGTCACCGAGTCGGAGATCACCATCCGTCGGGTGCCGATCGAGTTCATGGAGATCGAGCTGACGCTGCTCGAGGGCATGGGCATGAAGTACGCCATCGAGGGTGACGAGTACGTCTCGGCCAACGGCAAGACCCGGCTGATCGACATCACCACCAAGCCGGGTCCGTTGAAGGCGCCGAAGGACAAGATCCACCCGATGCCCTTCCCCGGCCTCAACATCGACAACCTGCCGTTCTTCGCGGTCATCGCGGCCTACGCGGAGGGCTCCACGACGCTGCACGACTGGGTCTACGAGAACCGCGCGATCTACCTCACCGAGCTCAACGCGCTCGGTGCCCGGGTGCACCTGATGGACCCGCACCGGGTGATGATCGAGGGCCCGACCAAGTGGCGTGCCGCCGAGGTGATGTCGCCGCCGGCGCTGCGCCCGGCCGTCGTCATCCTGCTGGCGATGCTGGCCGCACCGGGAGTCTCCGTGCTGCGCAACATCTACGTGATCGACCGCGGCTACGAGGAGCTGGACACCCGGCTCAACAAGCTGGGTGCCGCGATCCAGACCTTCCGGGACATCTGA
- a CDS encoding glycerophosphodiester phosphodiesterase family protein: MAHTAFFDHPGVIAMAHRGFSSGDQVLENSLAAFGAAVDLGYRYVETDVHATSDGTLIAFHDDRLDRVTDRSGAIGALPWSTVREAKIGGTQEIPTLDALLESWPELRINIDCKTAAAVEPLAEVIERHAAHDRVCVASFSDRRRRAVLRRLSRPVATSGGQSVIARFVLGGRVPARARVPLGERALRDVDCLQVPVAAGRLRVVSAATLRRAHHAGVQIHVWTIDDADQIRQLLDLGVDGIMTDRADILREVLVERGEWAD, translated from the coding sequence GTGGCGCACACCGCGTTCTTCGACCATCCCGGCGTCATCGCGATGGCGCACCGCGGCTTCAGCAGTGGCGACCAGGTCCTGGAGAACTCCCTGGCCGCCTTCGGGGCTGCGGTCGACCTGGGCTACCGCTACGTCGAGACCGATGTGCACGCCACCAGCGACGGCACCCTGATCGCGTTCCACGACGATCGTCTCGACCGGGTCACCGACCGCTCCGGTGCCATCGGGGCGCTGCCGTGGAGCACCGTGCGCGAGGCGAAGATCGGTGGCACCCAGGAGATCCCGACGCTCGACGCGCTGCTGGAGTCGTGGCCGGAGCTGCGGATCAACATCGACTGCAAGACCGCCGCAGCCGTCGAACCGCTCGCCGAGGTCATCGAGCGGCACGCCGCCCACGACCGGGTGTGCGTCGCGTCGTTCTCCGACCGGCGCCGCCGGGCGGTGCTGCGCCGACTGTCGCGGCCGGTGGCAACATCCGGCGGCCAGTCGGTGATCGCACGGTTCGTACTCGGCGGCAGAGTGCCTGCCCGGGCGCGGGTTCCGTTGGGCGAGAGGGCACTTCGCGACGTCGACTGTCTGCAGGTCCCGGTCGCGGCGGGCCGGCTGCGGGTGGTGAGCGCGGCGACGCTACGGCGTGCACATCACGCAGGGGTGCAGATCCACGTGTGGACGATCGACGACGCCGACCAGATCCGGCAACTGCTGGACCTCGGCGTCGACGGCATCATGACCGACCGCGCCGACATCCTGCGTGAGGTGCTGGTCGAGCGCGGTGAGTGGGCCGACTGA
- a CDS encoding DEAD/DEAH box helicase: MTTSFQHAGVPARLVEILAAQGISTPTPIQAATLPDSLAGRDVLGRGRTGSGKTYAFALPLVARLQQSQTRRTAGRPRALILAPTRELVAQIDEALQPLVQATGLRTLRVIGGVGQNPQVRGLRDGVDILIACPGRLEDLISQGHCSLDAVEITVLDEADHMADLGFLPGVRRLLRQTPKGGQRLLFSATLDNAIDVLVREFLRNPVTHEADSAQSPVAKMSHHILHLTRELRVPVVADLASAPGRTVVFTRTKHGAKALARQLNKRGVAAVELHGNLGQNARTRNLAAFHSGAASTLVATDVAARGIHVDDVALVVHADPPAEHKAYLHRSGRTARAGAEGTVVTLMTDEQRSDVRSLTKAAGIRPTTTKVADTDHPVLRELAPGERVVVEGGYVATPGAQQPKQKAAGSQRSGNRKSSGGRNRNNGRRTASDAGSGTANASRGGGRAPGRGRSGGNGRSGGGARSGGGARSGGGARSGGGRSGGGSHSAASFSSGRR; the protein is encoded by the coding sequence GTGACCACATCGTTCCAGCACGCCGGCGTGCCCGCACGCCTTGTCGAAATCCTTGCCGCGCAGGGCATCTCGACCCCAACCCCGATCCAGGCAGCGACGCTGCCGGACTCCCTCGCCGGGCGCGACGTGCTCGGCCGCGGCCGCACCGGCAGCGGTAAGACCTATGCGTTCGCGCTGCCCCTGGTCGCGCGTCTGCAGCAGAGCCAGACCCGGCGCACCGCGGGACGGCCGCGCGCGCTGATCCTCGCCCCCACCCGTGAACTGGTCGCCCAGATCGATGAGGCGCTGCAACCGTTGGTGCAGGCCACCGGCCTGCGGACGCTGCGCGTCATCGGCGGCGTCGGCCAGAACCCGCAGGTGCGTGGCCTGCGCGACGGTGTCGACATCCTCATCGCCTGCCCCGGGCGTCTCGAAGACCTGATCAGCCAGGGCCACTGCTCGCTGGACGCGGTCGAGATCACCGTGCTCGACGAGGCCGACCACATGGCCGACCTGGGCTTCCTCCCCGGCGTTCGCCGGCTGCTGCGGCAGACTCCGAAGGGCGGCCAGCGGCTGCTGTTCTCCGCCACGCTCGACAACGCCATCGACGTCCTGGTGCGCGAGTTCCTGCGCAATCCTGTGACACACGAAGCGGATTCGGCCCAGTCGCCGGTCGCGAAGATGAGCCACCACATCCTGCACCTGACACGTGAGCTGCGCGTCCCGGTGGTGGCGGACCTCGCGTCGGCGCCCGGCCGCACGGTGGTGTTCACCCGGACGAAGCACGGCGCCAAGGCGCTCGCCCGCCAGCTCAACAAGCGGGGCGTCGCCGCGGTCGAGTTGCACGGCAACCTCGGCCAGAACGCCAGGACCCGCAACCTCGCCGCGTTCCACTCCGGTGCCGCCAGCACGTTGGTCGCGACGGACGTCGCGGCGCGCGGCATACACGTCGACGACGTCGCGCTCGTCGTGCACGCGGACCCGCCGGCCGAGCACAAGGCCTACCTGCACCGCTCGGGCCGCACCGCCCGGGCCGGAGCCGAGGGCACCGTCGTGACGCTGATGACCGACGAGCAGCGCAGTGACGTCCGCAGCCTGACGAAGGCGGCCGGCATCCGGCCGACCACGACCAAGGTGGCCGACACCGATCACCCCGTGTTGCGGGAGCTGGCCCCGGGGGAGCGAGTGGTGGTGGAGGGCGGCTACGTCGCCACGCCGGGCGCGCAGCAGCCCAAGCAGAAGGCGGCGGGCTCGCAGCGGTCGGGCAACCGGAAGTCGAGCGGTGGCCGCAACCGGAACAACGGTCGCCGCACGGCGAGCGACGCGGGTTCGGGCACGGCCAACGCGTCGCGCGGCGGCGGTCGCGCCCCCGGGCGTGGGCGGTCGGGCGGAAACGGGCGCTCGGGTGGAGGCGCGCGGTCGGGCGGAGGCGCACGGTCGGGTGGTGGCGCGCGGTCGGGCGGCGGTCGTTCCGGCGGCGGCTCGCACTCGGCGGCGTCATTCAGCTCCGGTCGTCGCTGA
- a CDS encoding alpha/beta hydrolase encodes MTTDETNPYRLRTGAWPPGTKVPAHVEKRVIVLPGRAYPIEAPLLFWTGSGLIEDGWFVQSVSWHRPPLDRGFVCAALQSALGEAPRADRTLVVAKSLGTHAAPVAAQLRLPAVWLTPVLTDTAVGEALSSYPAPQLTIGGSADPLWPVDAPHPSGAVMYVEGADHGMEVGGVRESNAVHMDVVDRVRAFAGSL; translated from the coding sequence ATGACCACCGACGAGACCAACCCGTATCGGCTGCGTACGGGAGCCTGGCCACCCGGTACGAAGGTCCCGGCCCATGTCGAGAAACGGGTGATCGTGCTGCCCGGTCGCGCGTACCCGATCGAGGCTCCGCTGCTCTTCTGGACCGGCTCCGGGCTCATCGAGGACGGCTGGTTCGTGCAGTCGGTGAGTTGGCATCGGCCGCCGCTCGATCGAGGTTTCGTGTGCGCGGCACTTCAGTCCGCTCTGGGTGAGGCGCCGCGGGCCGACCGGACACTGGTCGTCGCCAAGTCGCTCGGGACGCATGCCGCGCCGGTCGCTGCACAATTGCGGCTGCCCGCTGTCTGGCTCACGCCGGTCCTCACGGATACCGCTGTGGGAGAAGCGCTTTCGTCATACCCGGCGCCGCAACTGACGATCGGAGGGTCGGCCGACCCGCTGTGGCCCGTCGACGCGCCACACCCGAGCGGCGCGGTGATGTATGTCGAGGGCGCCGACCACGGGATGGAGGTCGGCGGGGTGCGCGAGTCCAACGCGGTGCACATGGACGTCGTCGACAGGGTGCGGGCGTTCGCTGGATCCCTTTGA
- a CDS encoding FUSC family protein, which yields MNAAAPSPLRAAFTFGPHAGAHRVAARAGISVFVPLLILVLIGRSEWAPYAAFGAFTSLYGRRSGYAERTGMQAMAGLFLTASVVLGTAIALLPESAWWAVPGAALVAVAGQVVSTAYQWHPPGSIFLVFGITVSASIPGRAELVPIAAVVALVSAGFSMVVGRIGALREPARRPRAVVPDADVPAALHDPLQRVKLLRLLVGILVAGTISTSLGGSHPSWAMVAVVATLSGPRRDTQIVRGVHRVVGTLAGVLVAWPLLETHPSPIAIVVLIMVLQMAAELLVGRNYAIALLAITPLALLMGELAAPRPIDSLLTDRAAETALGALIALAMLVPWRQLRHH from the coding sequence ATGAATGCCGCTGCCCCGAGTCCCCTGCGCGCCGCATTCACCTTCGGGCCGCACGCCGGAGCACATCGCGTCGCCGCCCGCGCCGGCATCTCGGTCTTCGTGCCGCTGCTGATCCTGGTGCTGATCGGCCGTTCCGAATGGGCGCCGTACGCCGCCTTCGGCGCGTTCACCTCCCTCTACGGCCGCCGCAGCGGGTATGCCGAGCGCACCGGCATGCAGGCGATGGCGGGCCTCTTCCTCACCGCTTCGGTGGTCCTCGGCACCGCGATCGCGCTCCTGCCCGAGAGCGCCTGGTGGGCGGTCCCGGGCGCGGCCCTGGTCGCGGTCGCCGGCCAGGTCGTCTCCACGGCATACCAGTGGCACCCTCCGGGGTCCATCTTCCTGGTCTTCGGGATCACCGTCAGTGCCTCGATCCCCGGCCGCGCGGAACTGGTGCCGATCGCCGCCGTCGTGGCCCTCGTCAGCGCCGGTTTCTCGATGGTGGTCGGCCGCATCGGCGCCCTCCGCGAGCCCGCCCGCCGACCGAGGGCCGTGGTGCCGGACGCCGACGTCCCGGCGGCCCTCCACGACCCGTTGCAGCGGGTCAAACTGCTGCGCCTGCTGGTCGGCATTCTCGTGGCGGGGACGATCTCCACCAGTCTCGGCGGATCGCACCCCTCGTGGGCGATGGTCGCCGTCGTGGCGACGTTGTCCGGACCGCGGCGCGACACCCAGATCGTGCGCGGCGTGCACCGCGTCGTGGGCACGCTGGCCGGTGTGCTGGTCGCCTGGCCGCTGCTCGAGACGCATCCGTCGCCGATCGCGATCGTCGTGCTGATCATGGTGCTGCAGATGGCAGCGGAGCTGCTGGTCGGCCGCAACTACGCGATCGCGCTGCTCGCCATCACCCCGCTGGCACTGTTGATGGGCGAACTCGCCGCACCACGACCCATCGACTCACTGCTCACCGACCGAGCCGCCGAAACCGCACTGGGCGCACTGATCGCGCTGGCCATGCTCGTGCCGTGGCGGCAACTGCGGCACCACTGA